In Paenibacillus ihbetae, the following are encoded in one genomic region:
- a CDS encoding stalk domain-containing protein, with protein sequence MSEHWWLWNQRHNCVTVHRGNHVLWRLKPGIRTTELNDKRVPPDSSAILRNGVIYVRRDAFVNAMKVDITWEEKTGVTIAKTDIAARASFFMRQLMLENIERAWGMLSDDLAESLTKPGLQRLSESYQAAYGQLGKLQKWSISKTAVHQNVMLDYALPNGGGLSVTVRFDQRGNVDDLFISSLLTESYERPTYDDVELYDEQEVVIGEGTYALPGTLTVPEGKGPFPAVVLVHGSGPNDRDNSSPNQQGQSISFQETCPSPSFRSLRSGSIVIFSNH encoded by the coding sequence ATATCGGAGCATTGGTGGCTCTGGAATCAAAGACATAACTGTGTAACGGTTCATCGTGGAAATCATGTACTATGGCGGCTTAAACCTGGCATCCGTACTACCGAATTAAACGACAAGCGCGTACCACCGGATTCGTCGGCAATCCTCCGAAATGGTGTAATATACGTGCGTCGTGACGCATTCGTCAATGCGATGAAAGTAGATATTACCTGGGAGGAAAAGACTGGAGTTACAATCGCCAAGACGGACATCGCTGCGAGAGCCAGTTTTTTCATGCGTCAATTGATGCTAGAAAATATTGAACGGGCTTGGGGGATGTTAAGCGATGATTTAGCCGAATCATTAACTAAGCCGGGACTTCAGCGATTAAGTGAATCCTATCAAGCTGCTTATGGCCAGCTAGGAAAACTTCAAAAATGGTCTATAAGCAAAACGGCCGTACATCAAAACGTGATGTTAGACTATGCCTTACCTAATGGAGGGGGACTCTCTGTCACCGTAAGGTTTGATCAACGCGGAAATGTTGACGATCTATTCATATCATCTTTACTTACGGAATCCTATGAACGACCTACATATGATGATGTCGAATTATACGATGAACAAGAGGTGGTTATTGGCGAAGGAACCTATGCTCTCCCTGGAACGCTAACTGTACCCGAAGGGAAGGGACCGTTTCCTGCCGTAGTGCTTGTGCACGGATCAGGGCCGAATGATCGAGATAATTCGAGTCCGAATCAACAGGGGCAGAGTATCTCCTTCCAGGAAACGTGCCCGTCACCGTCATTCAGGAGCTTGAGAAGTGGATCCATAGTCATTTTTAGCAATCATTAA
- a CDS encoding DUF421 domain-containing protein produces MDFFESKESLTTIEWVLRGIVSFVFLLIAAKFLGQRSISQLRFLDFIIALTLGNIIAHPLSDEELGLKGSMITTIVLILLYIVATWLGLKWPFFKRFLDPSPITLIKEGLIQFENLSKARISIDYLFSELRKEKVEDVQKVALALWEPGGTISVFMDTPYQPVTPANLKLETQPFTILRPIIIDGKADKSLLQEIGKDNDWLLTQIAPISNIHEVSLAIVENETVRVFSRTEG; encoded by the coding sequence GTGGATTTTTTCGAGAGTAAAGAATCGTTGACAACCATCGAATGGGTCTTAAGGGGAATTGTCAGCTTTGTATTTTTGCTTATTGCAGCCAAATTTCTAGGCCAGCGGTCCATTTCACAATTAAGGTTTCTCGATTTCATTATTGCTCTAACCCTCGGCAATATTATCGCGCACCCGCTGTCCGATGAGGAATTAGGATTAAAAGGGTCTATGATCACAACGATCGTTCTCATTTTACTATATATTGTAGCGACATGGCTCGGGTTGAAGTGGCCGTTCTTTAAACGGTTTTTGGATCCGTCGCCGATCACGCTTATCAAAGAGGGACTCATTCAGTTCGAGAACTTATCGAAGGCAAGGATCTCCATAGATTATTTATTTTCCGAGCTAAGGAAAGAAAAAGTAGAGGATGTCCAAAAAGTTGCGCTCGCATTATGGGAGCCAGGTGGAACCATATCCGTCTTTATGGACACGCCATACCAACCGGTGACTCCGGCTAACCTGAAACTAGAGACTCAGCCGTTCACGATCCTAAGACCGATCATTATAGATGGAAAGGCCGATAAGTCTCTTCTCCAGGAGATCGGAAAAGATAACGATTGGCTGCTTACACAAATCGCGCCTATTTCGAATATCCATGAAGTGTCGTTAGCGATCGTCGAGAACGAGACCGTGAGGGTGTTTTCAAGAACAGAAGGTTGA
- a CDS encoding YqeG family HAD IIIA-type phosphatase gives MSIIKPSHIAHSIYEIDGEALQLAGIKGIIIDWTNTIAAKKDGTISESINRWLHELQSQYGIKVIVVSNGKPPKEEHGHSHEIPALFEAGKPKKKAFVAAMNILGTRIHETAVIGNGIITDVWGGNRLGMYTIFVSSSMVKPRFIGTLKRLFVKVVRV, from the coding sequence ATGTCAATTATTAAACCATCTCATATTGCACACTCGATTTATGAGATTGATGGAGAAGCGCTCCAGCTGGCGGGTATTAAAGGGATCATCATTGATTGGACCAATACAATAGCAGCGAAGAAGGACGGAACTATATCGGAATCGATCAACCGTTGGCTCCACGAGCTTCAGTCTCAATATGGAATAAAGGTGATCGTTGTCTCCAACGGTAAACCTCCGAAGGAAGAACATGGGCATAGCCATGAGATCCCAGCTTTGTTCGAGGCGGGAAAACCGAAGAAAAAAGCATTTGTTGCAGCAATGAACATCCTAGGTACCCGCATTCATGAGACGGCTGTTATTGGCAATGGCATCATTACGGATGTATGGGGCGGAAATCGTTTAGGCATGTACACTATATTCGTATCCTCTTCTATGGTCAAGCCTCGGTTTATAGGGACCTTAAAACGGTTATTCGTGAAAGTGGTGCGAGTATAG
- a CDS encoding Lrp/AsnC family transcriptional regulator, translating to MLDHTDIQILDELSKNSRITMKELGEKVHLTGPATAARVAKLEDKGIIEGYTIKVDQVKLGYAVHALLQIFTRHTNHQPYLSFLKAQEPYVVNNYKVSGDSCYILECRFPSNEILDEFLTGLSHHVGYKLSIVINNHR from the coding sequence ATGTTAGATCATACGGATATTCAAATCTTGGATGAACTATCCAAGAACAGTCGAATTACCATGAAGGAATTGGGCGAAAAAGTCCACTTGACTGGACCTGCCACTGCAGCAAGAGTGGCCAAGTTAGAGGACAAAGGGATTATTGAGGGGTACACCATTAAAGTCGATCAGGTGAAACTGGGGTATGCCGTTCATGCGCTTCTTCAAATATTTACCCGACACACGAATCATCAGCCGTATCTGTCATTCCTGAAAGCACAAGAACCTTACGTCGTCAACAACTACAAAGTGAGCGGAGACAGCTGTTACATACTCGAATGCAGATTTCCTTCCAACGAAATCCTGGATGAATTTTTGACTGGCTTGAGTCATCATGTGGGCTATAAATTATCGATTGTTATTAATAATCATAGATAG
- a CDS encoding MBL fold metallo-hydrolase, which produces MNIQHIRNATIIVEYARKRFLIDPMLADKGAYPPFPNSLRQDQNNPLVSLPLPLDQIIHPIDAVIVTHLHLDHWDEAAKEVLPKDIPIFAQSEADAADIRSAGFVQVEVLYEDTVFGDIHLAITKGEHGRGEILKLAGPVSGVVFKHQAEKTLYVAGDTVWYEGVRDVIDTHRPEIIVVNAGDNQFFEGGSLVMGKEDVYEVHKAAPDAAIVAVHMEAVNHWTLSREELKHFVAEKGISRNVFVPDDGESYTFE; this is translated from the coding sequence ATGAACATACAGCATATTCGAAATGCAACGATCATCGTTGAGTACGCACGGAAACGTTTTTTAATCGACCCGATGTTAGCCGACAAAGGAGCCTACCCGCCATTTCCCAACTCGCTGAGACAAGATCAAAATAATCCTTTGGTCTCGCTGCCTCTTCCGCTTGACCAGATTATCCATCCTATTGATGCTGTAATCGTAACCCATTTACATTTGGATCATTGGGATGAAGCTGCTAAAGAGGTGCTCCCCAAGGACATCCCAATCTTCGCTCAAAGCGAAGCGGATGCCGCAGACATTAGAAGCGCCGGTTTTGTACAGGTCGAGGTTTTGTATGAGGACACTGTCTTCGGAGATATCCATCTGGCGATAACAAAGGGGGAGCATGGAAGGGGAGAGATCTTAAAGCTTGCGGGGCCTGTATCCGGCGTCGTCTTCAAACACCAAGCAGAGAAGACCTTATATGTGGCAGGTGATACCGTTTGGTATGAAGGAGTTCGCGATGTCATCGATACGCACAGACCCGAGATTATTGTTGTGAACGCCGGCGACAATCAATTCTTTGAAGGCGGCTCATTGGTTATGGGCAAGGAAGATGTCTACGAGGTTCACAAAGCTGCTCCGGATGCCGCAATTGTTGCGGTTCATATGGAAGCTGTAAACCATTGGACATTATCAAGAGAAGAATTGAAGCATTTTGTTGCAGAAAAAGGAATTTCCCGCAACGTTTTCGTGCCGGATGACGGAGAATCCTATACCTTCGAATAA
- a CDS encoding phosphatase PAP2 family protein produces MNSKVKAYLPMLWILVIPVLNIFYAVLNQAHMPVYSLMTDLDAQIPFVPMFIIPYLIWYPFIIIVLFMLCIRERSVYYRTLLTQCLGLVACYIIFYLFQTTVERPTTMGTGIFEGLVNLVYSTDNPYNCFPSIHVLTSYLMIKGATACASYPNWERTAVKVCAWMIIASTLFVKQHVLLDIAGAIAVVELLWYGVGKLPLGQQSKFKGEVVRQNLTAD; encoded by the coding sequence GTGAATTCGAAAGTGAAAGCCTATCTCCCGATGTTATGGATCCTGGTCATTCCCGTACTGAACATCTTTTATGCTGTTCTGAATCAGGCGCATATGCCGGTTTACAGCCTGATGACGGATCTGGATGCCCAAATTCCGTTTGTGCCGATGTTTATCATCCCTTATCTGATATGGTACCCATTCATCATCATCGTTCTGTTCATGCTCTGTATCAGGGAGCGTAGTGTGTATTACCGGACGCTGCTAACCCAATGCCTCGGTTTGGTTGCTTGCTATATTATATTTTATCTGTTCCAGACGACGGTTGAGCGTCCGACGACTATGGGGACAGGGATATTCGAAGGACTTGTGAATCTGGTGTACAGCACCGATAATCCTTATAATTGCTTTCCCAGCATTCATGTGTTGACCAGTTACTTGATGATCAAGGGTGCAACGGCTTGTGCATCCTATCCTAATTGGGAACGGACAGCGGTGAAAGTATGTGCCTGGATGATCATCGCTTCGACCCTGTTCGTGAAGCAGCATGTCCTTCTGGACATCGCCGGGGCCATCGCGGTGGTCGAGCTGCTATGGTATGGGGTAGGCAAGCTACCCTTGGGTCAGCAATCGAAGTTCAAGGGAGAAGTCGTTCGTCAAAATTTAACGGCTGATTAA
- a CDS encoding ABC transporter ATP-binding protein gives MSEALLEVRGLKKYFPIHAGLLNRTVGYVKAVDDISFTIQPGETFGLVGESGSGKSTVGRTILRLHEKTSGDVLFKGIPFHELPKSEVRKLRPKMQLIFQDPYSSLNPRIRIGDAIGESLLEHGLAEKDELRDRVLDVLEACGLSSYHYSRFPHEFSGGQRQRIGIARALVLNPDFIIADEPVSALDVSIQAQIINLFQKLQRTRGLTYLFISHDLSVVEHLCNRIGVMYLGSMMEMAPRDELFSRPLHPYTKALLSAIPVPVPRLKRERIVLKGDIPSPANPPSGCKFHTRCPLATAQCKEQAPEFRHVGDDHYVACHLV, from the coding sequence GTGAGCGAAGCATTGCTTGAAGTGAGGGGATTGAAGAAGTATTTTCCGATCCATGCGGGTCTGTTAAACCGGACAGTTGGCTACGTGAAAGCCGTGGACGATATCAGCTTCACCATCCAGCCGGGAGAGACATTCGGTCTTGTCGGCGAATCCGGCAGCGGCAAAAGCACCGTTGGGCGGACGATTTTGCGGCTGCATGAGAAAACCAGCGGGGACGTGCTTTTTAAGGGAATTCCCTTTCACGAGCTGCCCAAATCGGAGGTCCGCAAGCTTAGACCCAAGATGCAGCTGATTTTCCAGGATCCGTACAGCTCCCTCAACCCCCGTATCCGTATTGGCGACGCCATTGGCGAATCCTTGCTGGAGCATGGTTTGGCGGAAAAGGATGAGCTTCGCGACCGTGTACTTGATGTGCTCGAGGCTTGCGGTCTTTCTTCCTATCATTACAGTCGGTTCCCCCATGAGTTTTCCGGCGGGCAGCGGCAGCGGATCGGGATCGCCCGGGCGTTGGTGCTGAATCCCGATTTTATTATTGCGGATGAGCCGGTCTCTGCGCTCGATGTGTCTATACAGGCCCAAATTATAAATTTGTTCCAGAAGCTTCAGCGTACCCGGGGATTGACCTATTTGTTCATTTCCCACGACTTGAGCGTAGTCGAGCATTTGTGCAACCGAATTGGGGTTATGTACCTCGGCTCGATGATGGAGATGGCACCACGGGATGAATTGTTTAGCCGGCCGCTTCATCCTTATACAAAAGCGCTGCTCTCGGCAATTCCTGTGCCTGTGCCAAGGCTGAAGCGGGAGCGAATCGTGCTCAAGGGCGATATTCCGAGTCCGGCCAATCCGCCTTCAGGCTGCAAGTTTCATACCCGCTGTCCGCTCGCCACAGCCCAGTGCAAAGAGCAAGCGCCCGAATTCCGACATGTCGGCGACGATCACTATGTTGCCTGTCATTTGGTGTAA
- a CDS encoding ABC transporter ATP-binding protein: protein MNSLIEIHNLSTYFETGAGTVKAVDDISFRIREGETVCIVGESGCGKSITAMSIMGLVDEPHGKVVGGQIRFGDKDLLKISKEEMRRIRGNDISIIFQEPMSSLNPVITIGRQIMEPLMLHQKLNKKQAYARALELIELVGISRAEQIAASYPHQLSGGMLQRIMIAIAISCGPKLLIADEPTTALDVTIQAQVLETLRQSKEQSNMSIMLITHDLGVVAEMADYVIVMYAGKIVEEGDVEELFERPKHPYTQGLLKSKPVIGQRAEELYSIPGQVPSPLDLTESCYFHDRCESCIPICRTRQPKLSEVAAGHLAACWLYEEEARA from the coding sequence ATGAATTCATTAATCGAGATTCATAACTTAAGCACTTATTTTGAAACTGGCGCCGGGACGGTCAAGGCGGTTGACGATATCAGCTTTCGGATTCGTGAAGGGGAAACGGTATGTATCGTAGGGGAATCCGGCTGCGGCAAGAGCATCACGGCGATGTCGATCATGGGATTGGTCGATGAACCTCACGGCAAGGTCGTAGGCGGTCAAATCCGGTTCGGAGACAAGGATCTCTTGAAGATCAGCAAAGAAGAGATGCGGCGCATCCGCGGCAATGACATCTCGATTATTTTCCAGGAGCCGATGTCCTCCCTGAATCCGGTCATCACGATCGGCAGGCAAATCATGGAGCCGCTCATGCTTCATCAAAAGCTGAACAAGAAGCAAGCCTATGCCCGGGCACTCGAACTGATCGAATTGGTCGGTATTTCCCGGGCTGAACAGATCGCGGCCTCGTATCCCCATCAATTATCGGGTGGCATGCTGCAGCGGATCATGATCGCGATCGCAATCTCCTGTGGTCCTAAGCTGCTGATTGCCGATGAGCCGACGACCGCGCTGGACGTAACGATCCAGGCCCAGGTTCTGGAAACGCTCCGTCAGAGCAAGGAGCAGTCCAATATGTCGATCATGCTGATCACGCATGACCTAGGCGTGGTGGCGGAGATGGCGGACTATGTGATCGTCATGTATGCCGGGAAGATCGTTGAAGAAGGCGATGTCGAGGAGCTGTTCGAGCGGCCGAAGCATCCGTATACGCAGGGACTGCTTAAATCCAAGCCGGTCATCGGTCAGCGCGCAGAAGAGCTGTACTCGATTCCGGGGCAGGTCCCGAGCCCGCTTGATTTGACGGAATCATGCTATTTCCACGATCGGTGCGAATCCTGCATCCCGATCTGCCGAACACGGCAGCCGAAGCTGAGCGAAGTGGCAGCCGGTCATTTAGCAGCTTGTTGGCTGTACGAAGAGGAGGCGCGAGCGTGA
- the opp4C gene encoding oligopeptide ABC transporter permease: MSIPTTAGRSEKAIRALDASDSLWRQSIRQLGTNKLAVAGFAFIVFMFLICFIGPLFSPYADGKINPGSMHQPPSSNHWLGTDLLGRDVLTRLLQAGRISLTVGLASMALSMTIGTVLGIVSGYYRGVVDQIIMRVADLLFTIPGLPILFIMGALMSDWKIPTDYRLYLVMLMLSIIGWPGVARLVRSQMLTLREREYMQAADVLGLSDKRKLFRHLLPNVFPLLIVIATLSIGGAILSESALSFFGLGVMPPTPTWGNMIDAANNVIDFEKRPWLWIPPGLAIFLTVIAINIFGDGLRDVLDPKQNTSR, from the coding sequence ATGTCTATTCCAACGACGGCAGGACGTTCGGAAAAAGCCATCCGCGCTCTGGATGCATCCGATTCGTTATGGCGGCAATCGATCCGTCAATTGGGCACAAATAAGCTGGCGGTCGCCGGCTTCGCTTTTATTGTGTTTATGTTTCTGATTTGTTTTATCGGCCCGTTATTCTCGCCTTATGCAGACGGAAAGATCAATCCCGGCAGTATGCACCAGCCGCCGAGCTCCAACCACTGGCTGGGAACGGATCTGCTCGGCAGGGACGTGCTCACAAGGCTGCTGCAGGCCGGCAGGATTTCGCTTACGGTAGGTCTCGCATCCATGGCGCTGTCGATGACCATCGGAACGGTTCTCGGAATCGTTTCGGGGTATTATCGCGGTGTTGTGGATCAGATCATTATGCGGGTCGCCGACCTGTTGTTCACGATCCCCGGACTTCCGATCCTCTTCATCATGGGGGCACTCATGTCGGATTGGAAGATTCCGACCGATTATCGGCTTTATCTCGTGATGCTGATGCTGAGCATTATCGGATGGCCGGGCGTGGCCCGCCTTGTCCGAAGCCAGATGCTGACCTTAAGGGAAAGGGAATATATGCAGGCTGCCGACGTGCTCGGCCTCAGCGATAAGCGGAAGCTGTTCCGCCATTTGCTGCCTAATGTTTTTCCGCTTCTGATCGTAATCGCTACACTGAGCATTGGTGGAGCGATATTATCGGAATCCGCGCTCAGCTTCTTTGGGCTAGGCGTTATGCCGCCGACGCCGACCTGGGGGAATATGATCGATGCGGCCAACAACGTGATCGATTTCGAGAAGCGTCCTTGGCTGTGGATTCCTCCCGGGCTGGCCATCTTTTTGACGGTCATTGCCATCAATATTTTCGGCGACGGGCTCCGAGACGTTCTCGATCCTAAACAGAATACAAGCAGGTGA
- a CDS encoding ABC transporter permease, translating to MRTYLLRRCIYMLLILTGASLLIFFLYSLTPGDYVDNNLSLSEERKAELREIHGLNKPILERYVNWMANMFKGDFGYSLAQQRPVLDLFQDYIWNSFLLAVVSTFFTWFFAVVVGVLTAYKQYSLLDTLVMIGIFAAMSIPSFFIGLFLIKVFAVDLKILPPGGMITTGSRAAGLEYVAQVLHHMLLPVAVMVLLGVGSLTRYFRSNMLEVIRQDYVRTARAKGLKERTVLYRHALKNAMLPAITLIGFELPGLFGGSIIIEKIFNWPGIGQLYMQSFTVRDYPLLMGFTMFLAILTVVGTFISDILYHTSDPRVRL from the coding sequence ATGAGAACCTATTTGCTCCGAAGATGTATTTATATGCTCTTAATATTGACTGGCGCGTCCTTATTAATTTTTTTTCTGTATTCGTTAACGCCCGGCGATTACGTCGACAACAATTTGAGCTTAAGCGAGGAGCGCAAGGCTGAGCTCAGGGAAATACACGGGCTGAACAAGCCGATTCTCGAGCGATACGTGAACTGGATGGCCAATATGTTCAAGGGCGATTTCGGGTATTCCCTGGCCCAGCAGCGGCCGGTCCTCGATCTGTTTCAGGATTACATATGGAATTCCTTTTTGCTGGCGGTGGTTTCAACGTTCTTTACCTGGTTCTTTGCGGTTGTCGTCGGCGTGCTGACGGCCTACAAGCAGTATTCGCTGCTCGATACGCTGGTCATGATCGGGATATTCGCGGCTATGTCCATTCCTTCGTTCTTTATCGGGCTGTTCCTGATCAAGGTATTTGCCGTTGATTTGAAAATTCTCCCGCCGGGAGGAATGATTACGACCGGCAGCCGTGCTGCAGGCTTGGAATATGTCGCGCAAGTTCTGCATCACATGCTGCTTCCGGTTGCCGTCATGGTGCTGCTCGGCGTAGGCTCGCTGACCCGGTATTTTCGCAGCAACATGCTGGAGGTCATTCGGCAGGATTACGTCCGGACCGCGCGGGCCAAAGGGTTGAAGGAGAGGACGGTCCTTTATCGCCATGCGTTGAAAAATGCAATGCTGCCCGCAATTACATTGATCGGTTTCGAACTGCCGGGATTGTTCGGGGGCTCCATCATTATCGAGAAGATATTTAACTGGCCGGGAATCGGTCAGCTGTACATGCAGTCGTTTACGGTCCGGGATTATCCGCTGCTGATGGGCTTCACGATGTTTCTCGCCATCTTGACGGTCGTCGGTACATTCATTTCCGATATCCTCTATCATACCTCAGACCCGCGGGTCAGGCTTTAA
- a CDS encoding ABC transporter substrate-binding protein, with amino-acid sequence MRKQRVSGLIGLWLLALSVVLAACSSSTESTQTETAATPSSTHSANESSSQANQGTGEHLLQEPLAAQDMSKLPHRAKQRNDAIIVTLTNPSGAFTPYFTQVGYDGNVNSVLYTPLVKVDTNGLPVPGLAEKWEVSEDKLTYTFHLREGLKYSDGSPMTTEDVEFTWTLLHDPSYDGLNSVVETNIKGGKAYKEGKADSIEGIHVVDEKTISVTLEETNATALTVLGGPILSKAYYGKDYKYGNLDYIKNLHANPITNGPYKLEKFIPGQEVRFVANEHYIFGKPKTEYFIYKTTEGDTWQFIETGEVDYGSFSATTDNIEKLKGLGFLNLIPSTASNYGYNQFNLERDHLKDKRVRQALTYGLNRQLIYVDSRQGAASLANIPSSPILWSYTEEGINPYPYDPEKAKQLLDEAGWKVGADGIREKDGKKLQINYLGSKSPNTDIFIAVAKENYKEIGVDFIPEQFPDFNTLVSKVNSGDFDMASFSTTIISDPSQGVSSFIKGETKGYNNPQIDELYAKGLATSDVEERKKIYHEMFKILNDELPVMFTNYTKSVIAINGRIDGFELNPLAGIAHSLPNWELK; translated from the coding sequence ATGAGAAAGCAACGGGTTTCAGGTTTGATCGGGCTATGGTTATTGGCGTTGTCCGTCGTACTGGCGGCTTGCTCCTCCAGCACGGAAAGCACGCAGACGGAGACTGCGGCTACTCCCTCATCGACCCATTCCGCGAATGAATCGTCGTCGCAAGCGAATCAAGGAACGGGAGAACATTTACTTCAAGAGCCATTGGCAGCGCAAGATATGTCCAAACTCCCGCATCGAGCCAAGCAAAGGAATGATGCGATAATCGTCACACTGACGAATCCGAGCGGTGCGTTTACTCCCTATTTCACACAGGTCGGGTATGACGGCAATGTAAATTCCGTGCTGTACACCCCGCTGGTCAAGGTTGATACGAACGGCTTGCCGGTTCCGGGACTTGCCGAGAAGTGGGAGGTTTCCGAAGATAAGCTGACTTATACGTTCCATCTTCGTGAAGGTCTGAAATACAGCGATGGATCGCCGATGACGACTGAGGATGTCGAATTTACGTGGACCTTGCTTCACGATCCATCCTACGATGGGCTCAACAGCGTAGTGGAAACCAACATCAAAGGCGGGAAAGCATACAAGGAAGGTAAGGCCGATTCCATCGAAGGTATTCATGTGGTCGATGAGAAGACGATATCCGTAACGCTGGAAGAGACCAATGCGACAGCACTGACGGTGCTGGGCGGACCGATCTTATCCAAAGCCTACTATGGAAAGGACTATAAGTACGGCAATCTGGATTACATTAAAAACCTGCACGCAAACCCGATCACGAACGGGCCATACAAGCTGGAGAAGTTCATTCCCGGCCAAGAAGTGCGTTTTGTTGCGAACGAACACTATATATTCGGGAAGCCGAAGACGGAGTATTTCATCTATAAGACAACCGAAGGAGACACTTGGCAGTTTATTGAAACGGGAGAGGTGGATTACGGCAGCTTCTCTGCTACGACGGATAATATCGAGAAGCTTAAGGGCCTCGGATTCTTGAATTTGATCCCAAGCACAGCGAGCAATTACGGTTACAATCAATTCAATCTGGAGCGGGACCATCTGAAAGACAAGCGCGTCCGCCAAGCGTTGACTTACGGGCTGAACCGCCAGCTGATCTATGTCGATTCCAGGCAAGGTGCGGCATCGCTTGCCAATATTCCATCTTCTCCGATTCTATGGTCCTATACGGAAGAAGGTATCAATCCATATCCATACGATCCGGAAAAAGCAAAGCAATTGCTGGATGAAGCCGGCTGGAAGGTCGGTGCGGACGGCATCCGCGAGAAGGACGGGAAGAAGCTGCAAATCAACTATCTGGGATCGAAAAGCCCGAACACGGATATTTTTATCGCTGTTGCCAAGGAGAACTACAAGGAAATCGGCGTCGATTTTATCCCTGAGCAGTTCCCGGATTTCAACACGCTCGTTTCTAAGGTGAACAGCGGCGATTTTGACATGGCCTCATTCTCTACGACGATTATCAGTGACCCTTCCCAGGGCGTTAGCAGCTTTATTAAAGGGGAGACAAAAGGCTACAACAATCCTCAAATCGACGAGCTTTATGCGAAAGGCTTAGCAACAAGCGACGTAGAGGAGCGCAAAAAGATCTACCATGAAATGTTCAAAATCCTTAACGACGAGCTGCCGGTGATGTTTACCAACTATACCAAATCGGTGATCGCCATCAACGGCCGTATTGACGGGTTCGAGCTAAACCCGCTGGCCGGGATCGCCCACAGCTTGCCGAACTGGGAGCTTAAATAA
- a CDS encoding NAD(P)/FAD-dependent oxidoreductase yields the protein MTTKQLLDVAIIGGGPAGLNAALVLGRARKHVIVIDEGRPRNAVTHATHGFLTRDGISPGDFRQIAREEISRYPSVSFTQDTAVAITGSDGHFIIKTAQGNSISSKKVLFAVGMKDRPLDIPGLVEVYGKSAFVCPYCDGWELRDQPLVIIAKGADAMHLAPLISGWTSQFTICTNGPDELTEAQREELQRHHVPVFDSPIRFIDASEGIVRQVVLEDGAAIPCRGIFFKPTLVTGSDLPQAMGCSMTEMGAVVVDDFGKTSVPGVYSAGDAASRLHQAVAAASMGALVAAAMNNEMNLEAWRRNG from the coding sequence ATGACAACAAAACAGCTTCTTGATGTAGCGATCATTGGCGGCGGTCCGGCAGGCTTGAATGCTGCTCTTGTACTGGGGCGGGCAAGAAAACATGTAATAGTAATCGATGAAGGCCGTCCCCGCAACGCAGTGACCCATGCGACCCACGGATTCCTGACGCGCGATGGAATAAGCCCGGGTGATTTCCGGCAAATTGCCAGGGAAGAGATCAGCAGATATCCTTCCGTATCTTTCACTCAGGATACGGCCGTAGCAATAACGGGTTCGGATGGCCATTTTATAATTAAGACTGCTCAAGGAAACTCTATTTCCAGCAAAAAAGTGCTGTTTGCCGTCGGTATGAAGGATCGGCCCCTCGATATTCCAGGATTGGTTGAGGTTTATGGAAAAAGCGCATTCGTATGTCCGTATTGCGATGGGTGGGAGTTAAGAGACCAGCCGCTTGTCATCATTGCCAAAGGAGCGGATGCCATGCACTTGGCTCCATTGATATCCGGCTGGACCAGCCAGTTTACCATCTGCACGAATGGCCCCGATGAGCTGACCGAGGCTCAGCGCGAAGAGCTGCAGCGGCATCATGTACCTGTGTTTGATTCACCGATTCGGTTCATCGACGCAAGCGAGGGAATCGTGCGGCAGGTCGTTCTCGAAGATGGGGCGGCCATTCCATGCAGGGGAATATTTTTCAAACCGACGCTTGTCACGGGATCGGATCTTCCGCAAGCCATGGGGTGCAGCATGACGGAGATGGGGGCCGTAGTCGTGGATGACTTTGGGAAGACGAGTGTCCCGGGCGTTTATAGCGCTGGGGATGCAGCATCCAGGCTTCACCAAGCGGTTGCTGCTGCCTCCATGGGAGCCTTAGTCGCCGCGGCTATGAACAACGAGATGAATTTGGAGGCTTGGAGAAGGAATGGTTAA